One Streptomyces lincolnensis genomic region harbors:
- the uraD gene encoding 2-oxo-4-hydroxy-4-carboxy-5-ureidoimidazoline decarboxylase, whose protein sequence is MTPTSTSPGLARFNALEEHAARAVLQEVCASTTWARRLLAARPYATAEDLYAAGDAAMADLTAGDLAEAMAGHPPIGRPKPGDPTSAREQRGMAGASEELRAELLELNLAYQERFGHVFLICATGRTGEQMRDAVKERIGNPPEREREIVRTELGKINRIRLARIVEED, encoded by the coding sequence GTGACCCCGACATCCACGTCCCCTGGCCTGGCCCGGTTCAACGCCCTGGAGGAGCACGCGGCCCGCGCGGTCCTCCAGGAGGTGTGCGCCTCCACGACGTGGGCCCGGCGCCTGCTCGCCGCCCGCCCCTACGCGACGGCTGAGGACCTCTACGCCGCCGGCGACGCCGCCATGGCCGACCTGACCGCCGGCGACCTCGCCGAGGCGATGGCCGGACACCCGCCGATCGGCCGACCCAAGCCCGGCGACCCGACCTCCGCCCGCGAGCAGCGCGGCATGGCCGGTGCCTCCGAGGAACTCAGGGCGGAACTGCTCGAACTGAACCTGGCGTACCAGGAGAGGTTCGGCCATGTCTTCCTGATCTGCGCGACCGGCCGCACCGGCGAGCAGATGCGGGACGCGGTCAAGGAGCGGATCGGCAACCCGCCCGAGCGGGAACGCGAGATCGTCCGCACCGAGCTGGGCAAGATCAACCGTATCCGGCTCGCCCGTATCGTCGAAGAGGACTGA
- the gcl gene encoding glyoxylate carboligase — MARMTAARAAVEILKREGVTDAFGVPGAAINPFYAALKASGGIHHTLARHVEGASHMAEGYTRTRPGNIGVCIGTSGPAGTDMITGLYSATGDSIPILCITGQAPTAVIHKEDFQAVDIASIAAPVTKMAVTVLEAAQVPGVFQQAFHLMRSGRPGPVLIDLPIDVQLTEIEFDPETYAPLSAYRPAATRAQIEKAITLLNESERPLIVAGGGVVNADACELLVEFAELTGTPVVPTLMGWGVLPDDHELNAGMVGLQTSHRYGNATFLESDFVLGIGNRWANRHTGKLDVYTAGRTFVHVDIEPTQIGRIFAPDYGIASDAKAALELFVEVARELKAAGRLPDRSAWAAAAQERKATLQRRTHFDDIPIRPQRVYEEMNKAFGPETRYVSTIGLSQIAGAQMLHVYRPRHWINCGQAGPLGWTIPAALGVAKADPDAQVVALSGDYDFQFMIEELAVGAQHRIPYVHVLVNNSYLGLIRQAQRAFDIDFQVNLEFENINSPELGVYGVDHVKVAEGLGCKAIRVTDPSELGAAFELAKKLAAEFQVPVVVEAILERVTNISMSTTNDIGNVVEFEEIATEPGHAPTSIRTLKV, encoded by the coding sequence ATGGCTCGAATGACCGCTGCCCGCGCGGCAGTTGAGATCCTCAAGCGCGAGGGCGTCACGGACGCGTTCGGCGTCCCGGGCGCGGCGATCAACCCCTTCTACGCGGCACTCAAGGCCTCCGGCGGTATCCACCACACCCTCGCCCGGCACGTCGAGGGCGCCTCCCACATGGCCGAGGGCTACACCCGCACCCGCCCGGGCAACATCGGCGTCTGCATCGGCACTTCGGGCCCGGCCGGCACCGACATGATCACCGGGCTGTACTCCGCGACCGGCGACTCCATCCCGATCCTGTGCATCACCGGCCAGGCCCCGACCGCCGTGATCCACAAGGAGGACTTCCAGGCCGTCGACATCGCGTCCATCGCCGCACCGGTGACGAAAATGGCGGTGACCGTCCTTGAGGCCGCCCAGGTCCCCGGGGTCTTCCAGCAGGCCTTCCATCTGATGCGCTCGGGACGTCCCGGGCCGGTCCTGATCGACCTGCCGATCGACGTCCAGCTCACGGAGATCGAGTTCGACCCGGAGACCTACGCGCCGCTGTCGGCCTACCGGCCCGCCGCGACCCGCGCCCAGATCGAGAAGGCGATCACGCTCCTCAACGAGTCCGAGCGGCCGCTGATCGTCGCGGGCGGCGGTGTCGTCAACGCCGACGCCTGCGAACTCCTCGTGGAGTTCGCCGAGTTGACCGGCACCCCGGTCGTGCCGACTCTGATGGGCTGGGGTGTCCTGCCCGACGACCACGAGCTGAACGCCGGCATGGTCGGCCTCCAGACCTCGCACCGCTACGGCAACGCCACCTTCCTGGAGTCCGACTTCGTCCTCGGTATCGGCAACCGCTGGGCCAACCGCCACACCGGGAAGCTCGACGTCTACACGGCCGGGCGGACCTTCGTCCACGTCGACATCGAGCCCACTCAGATCGGCAGGATCTTCGCCCCGGACTACGGCATCGCCTCCGACGCCAAGGCCGCCCTGGAGCTCTTCGTCGAGGTGGCACGGGAGTTGAAGGCGGCGGGCAGGCTGCCCGACCGCTCGGCGTGGGCCGCGGCCGCGCAGGAGAGGAAGGCCACCCTCCAGCGCCGCACGCACTTCGACGACATCCCGATCAGGCCGCAGCGCGTCTACGAGGAGATGAACAAGGCCTTCGGCCCCGAGACCCGGTACGTCTCCACCATCGGCCTCTCGCAGATCGCCGGTGCCCAGATGCTGCACGTCTACCGGCCGCGCCACTGGATCAACTGCGGCCAGGCGGGCCCGCTCGGCTGGACGATCCCGGCCGCGCTCGGCGTCGCCAAGGCCGACCCGGACGCGCAGGTCGTCGCCCTCTCCGGCGACTACGACTTCCAGTTCATGATCGAGGAGCTGGCCGTCGGCGCGCAGCACAGGATCCCGTACGTCCATGTCCTGGTGAACAACTCCTACCTCGGCCTGATCCGCCAGGCGCAGCGGGCGTTCGACATCGACTTCCAGGTCAACCTGGAGTTCGAGAACATCAACTCGCCCGAACTGGGCGTCTACGGCGTCGACCACGTCAAGGTCGCCGAGGGCCTGGGCTGCAAGGCGATCCGGGTGACCGACCCGAGCGAACTGGGCGCGGCCTTCGAGCTGGCGAAGAAGCTCGCCGCCGAGTTCCAGGTGCCGGTCGTGGTCGAGGCGATCCTGGAGCGCGTCACCAACATCTCGATGTCGACCACCAACGACATCGGCAACGTCGTGGAGTTCGAGGAGATCGCGACCGAGCCGGGACACGCCCCGACCTCGATCAGAACGCTGAAGGTCTGA
- the pucL gene encoding factor-independent urate hydroxylase, producing MPILGQNQYGKAENRVVKITRDGATHHIKDLNVSVSLSGDMDEVHYSGSNAHVLPTDTTKNTVYAFAKEHGIESAEQFGIHLARHFVTSQEPIRTARIRIEEYGWERIEHTRQGAHSFVRKGQETRLTQITYDGSAWEVVSGLKDLTVMNSTDSEFWGYVKDKYTTLPEAYDRILATEVSARWRFNWTDDERETPDWEESYEQVRKHLLQAFAETYSLSLQQTLYQMGARIIDHRDEIDEVRFSLPNKHHFLVDLEPFGLKNATEDGAVYFAADRPYGLIEATVLRDGVEPRIPVDLTNL from the coding sequence ATGCCCATCCTGGGCCAGAACCAGTACGGCAAGGCCGAGAACCGAGTCGTCAAGATCACGCGGGACGGCGCCACCCACCACATCAAGGACCTGAACGTCTCCGTGTCGCTGAGCGGCGACATGGACGAGGTCCACTACTCCGGCTCCAACGCCCATGTCCTGCCGACCGACACCACCAAGAACACGGTGTACGCGTTCGCCAAGGAGCACGGCATCGAGTCCGCCGAGCAGTTCGGCATCCACCTCGCCCGCCACTTCGTCACCTCGCAGGAGCCGATCAGGACCGCGCGGATCCGCATCGAGGAGTACGGCTGGGAGCGGATCGAGCACACCCGTCAGGGCGCGCACTCCTTCGTCCGCAAGGGCCAGGAGACGCGGCTCACGCAGATCACGTACGACGGCTCGGCGTGGGAGGTCGTCTCCGGGCTCAAGGACCTGACCGTCATGAACTCGACCGACTCCGAGTTCTGGGGCTACGTCAAGGACAAGTACACGACCCTGCCCGAGGCCTACGACCGCATCCTGGCCACCGAGGTCTCCGCCCGCTGGCGCTTCAACTGGACCGACGACGAGCGGGAGACGCCCGACTGGGAGGAGTCCTACGAGCAGGTGAGGAAGCACCTGCTCCAGGCCTTCGCCGAGACGTACTCCCTCTCGCTCCAGCAGACCCTGTACCAGATGGGCGCGCGGATCATCGACCACCGCGACGAGATCGACGAGGTCCGCTTCTCGCTGCCGAACAAGCACCACTTCCTGGTGGACCTGGAGCCGTTCGGCCTGAAGAACGCCACCGAGGACGGTGCCGTCTACTTCGCGGCCGACCGGCCCTACGGCCTGATCGAGGCCACCGTCCTCCGGGACGGCGTCGAGCCGCGGATCCCGGTGGACCTCACCAACCTGTAG
- a CDS encoding 2-hydroxy-3-oxopropionate reductase yields MSNTLPRIAWIGLGIMGSPMSENLIKAGYDITGYTLEQDKLDRLAAAGGTVAGSIAEAVRDADVVITMVPASPQVEAIAYGPDGILANARSGALLIDMSSITPQTSVDLAKAAQDRGIRVLDAPVSGGEAGAIEAVLSIMVGGEQADFDEAEPIFEALGRTVVRCGPHGSGQTVKAANQLIVAVNIQACAEAVAFLEKSGVDLKAALDVLGGGLAGSTVLTRKKDNFLRRDFKPGFRIDLHHKDMGIVTDAARTVGAALPVGAVVAQLVASLRAQGDGGLDHSALLRAVERLSGAQV; encoded by the coding sequence ATGAGCAACACACTCCCCAGGATCGCCTGGATAGGCCTCGGCATCATGGGCTCCCCCATGTCCGAGAACCTGATCAAGGCGGGCTACGACATCACCGGCTATACCCTCGAACAGGACAAGCTGGACCGCCTCGCCGCCGCCGGCGGCACCGTGGCCGGTTCGATCGCCGAGGCGGTGCGGGACGCCGACGTCGTCATCACCATGGTCCCCGCCTCCCCGCAGGTCGAGGCCATCGCCTACGGCCCCGACGGCATCCTCGCCAACGCCCGTTCCGGCGCCCTGCTGATCGACATGTCCTCGATCACCCCGCAGACCTCGGTCGACCTGGCGAAGGCAGCGCAGGACCGGGGCATCCGGGTGCTCGACGCCCCCGTCTCCGGCGGTGAGGCCGGCGCGATCGAGGCGGTGCTGTCCATCATGGTCGGCGGTGAGCAGGCCGACTTCGACGAGGCGGAGCCAATCTTCGAGGCGCTGGGCCGGACCGTCGTGCGGTGCGGTCCGCACGGCTCGGGCCAGACCGTGAAGGCCGCGAACCAGCTGATCGTCGCCGTGAACATCCAGGCGTGCGCGGAGGCCGTGGCCTTCCTGGAGAAGTCGGGCGTGGACCTGAAGGCCGCGCTGGACGTCCTGGGCGGCGGACTGGCCGGCTCGACCGTGCTGACGCGCAAGAAGGACAACTTCCTGCGGCGCGACTTCAAGCCGGGCTTCCGTATCGACCTGCACCACAAGGACATGGGCATCGTCACGGACGCCGCCCGCACCGTCGGGGCGGCCCTGCCGGTGGGCGCCGTGGTCGCCCAACTGGTCGCGAGCCTGCGTGCGCAGGGCGACGGCGGCCTGGACCACTCGGCGCTGCTGCGTGCCGTGGAGCGACTGTCCGGCGCCCAGGTCTGA
- a CDS encoding TIM barrel protein — MPASGTGSAAEQRFNVNLSILFTELPLLERPAAAAAAGFTAVELWWPWVDTPTPERSELDALKKAIEDAGVRLTGLNFYAGRLPGPDRGALSIPGEESERFRANIDVAAGFAESLGTTALNALYGNRVEGVDPAEQDALALENLVLAARAADRIGAILLIEALNKPESPLYPLVSAPAAVGVVDKVNAATGLGNARFLMDLYHLSMNGEDLPAVIEEYAPKTGHVQIADNPGRGAPGTGSLPLDDLLDQLGKTGYDGWVGLEYKPGDRPSSEAFDWLSR, encoded by the coding sequence ATGCCGGCTTCTGGAACGGGCTCAGCCGCAGAGCAGCGCTTCAACGTCAACCTGTCGATCCTCTTCACGGAACTCCCGCTCCTGGAGCGCCCCGCGGCCGCCGCCGCGGCGGGCTTCACCGCGGTCGAGCTGTGGTGGCCCTGGGTCGACACCCCCACCCCCGAGCGGTCCGAGCTCGACGCCCTGAAGAAGGCGATCGAGGACGCCGGCGTCCGGCTCACGGGCCTGAACTTCTACGCCGGGCGGCTGCCGGGCCCCGACCGGGGCGCGCTGTCGATCCCGGGCGAGGAGTCGGAGCGGTTCCGCGCCAACATCGACGTGGCCGCCGGCTTCGCCGAGTCGCTCGGCACCACGGCCCTCAACGCCCTGTACGGCAATCGCGTCGAGGGCGTGGACCCGGCCGAGCAGGACGCGCTCGCGCTGGAGAACCTGGTGCTGGCGGCCCGCGCGGCCGACCGGATCGGCGCGATCCTGCTGATCGAGGCCCTCAACAAGCCCGAGTCGCCGCTGTACCCGCTGGTGAGCGCGCCCGCCGCGGTGGGTGTCGTCGACAAGGTCAACGCCGCGACGGGCCTCGGCAACGCGCGCTTCCTGATGGACCTCTACCACCTGTCCATGAACGGCGAGGACCTGCCGGCGGTGATCGAGGAGTACGCCCCGAAGACCGGCCATGTGCAGATCGCCGACAACCCCGGACGCGGCGCGCCCGGCACCGGCTCACTGCCGCTCGACGACCTCCTCGACCAGCTCGGGAAGACCGGTTACGACGGCTGGGTGGGCCTGGAGTACAAGCCGGGCGACCGCCCGAGTTCCGAGGCCTTCGACTGGCTGTCCCGCTGA
- a CDS encoding 8-oxoguanine deaminase, translating to MAADRRIVIENCSIATVDAHDTEHASGHVVIAGNRIESVGAGRAPEGLQDVARRIDATGHLVTPGLVNTHHHYYQWITRGLATDHNLFDWLVALYPTWARIDEEMVRAAARGSLAMMARGGVTTAMDHHYVFPRGSGDLSGAIIGAARDMGVRFTLARGSMDRSEKDGGLPPDFAVETLEGALAATEETVRQHHDTSFDAMTQVAVAPCSPFSVSTELLRDGAALARRLGVRLHTHGSETVEEEQFCKELFGMGPTDYFESTGWLGEDVWMAHCVHMNDSDIAAFARTKTGVAHCPSSNARLAAGIARVPDMLAAGVPVGLGVDGTASNESGELHTELRNALLINRLGAHREAALNARQALRLGTYGGAQVLGRSAEIGSLEPGKLADLVLWKLDTLAHASIADPVTALVFGAAAPVTASFVNGRQIVEDNRLLTADEDAIARATREEARRLARIAGH from the coding sequence ATGGCAGCAGACCGGCGCATCGTCATCGAGAACTGTTCGATCGCGACCGTGGACGCCCACGACACGGAACACGCCTCGGGTCACGTCGTCATCGCCGGCAACCGCATCGAGTCGGTCGGGGCCGGCCGGGCTCCCGAGGGCCTTCAGGACGTCGCACGCCGTATCGACGCCACCGGCCATCTGGTGACCCCCGGCCTGGTCAACACCCACCACCACTACTACCAGTGGATCACCCGGGGCCTGGCCACCGACCACAACCTCTTCGACTGGCTGGTCGCGCTGTACCCGACCTGGGCGCGCATCGACGAGGAGATGGTCCGCGCGGCGGCCCGGGGCTCGCTCGCCATGATGGCCCGAGGCGGCGTCACCACCGCCATGGACCACCACTACGTCTTCCCGCGGGGCTCCGGCGACCTGTCCGGCGCGATCATCGGCGCCGCCCGCGACATGGGCGTCCGCTTCACCCTCGCCCGCGGCTCCATGGACCGCAGCGAGAAGGACGGCGGACTGCCGCCGGACTTCGCCGTCGAGACCCTCGAAGGCGCCCTCGCCGCCACCGAGGAGACCGTCCGACAGCACCACGACACCTCCTTCGACGCCATGACCCAGGTGGCCGTGGCGCCCTGCTCGCCGTTCTCCGTCTCCACCGAACTGCTGCGGGACGGCGCCGCGTTGGCCCGCCGGCTCGGGGTGCGGCTGCACACCCACGGCTCGGAGACCGTGGAGGAGGAGCAGTTCTGCAAGGAGCTGTTCGGCATGGGCCCCACCGACTACTTCGAGTCCACCGGCTGGCTCGGCGAGGACGTGTGGATGGCCCACTGCGTCCACATGAACGACTCCGACATCGCCGCCTTCGCCCGTACGAAGACCGGCGTGGCCCACTGCCCCTCGTCCAACGCCCGACTGGCGGCCGGCATCGCCCGCGTCCCGGACATGCTCGCCGCCGGTGTCCCGGTCGGCCTCGGCGTCGACGGCACGGCGTCCAACGAGTCCGGCGAACTCCACACCGAACTGCGCAACGCCCTCCTCATCAACCGCCTCGGCGCGCACCGCGAAGCCGCCCTGAACGCCCGCCAGGCACTGCGCCTCGGCACCTACGGCGGCGCTCAGGTCCTCGGCCGCAGCGCCGAGATCGGCTCCCTGGAGCCGGGCAAGCTCGCCGACCTCGTCCTGTGGAAGCTCGACACGCTGGCCCACGCCTCGATCGCCGACCCCGTGACCGCGCTGGTCTTCGGCGCGGCGGCCCCGGTCACCGCCTCCTTCGTCAACGGCCGCCAGATCGTCGAGGACAACCGGCTGCTCACCGCCGACGAGGACGCGATCGCCCGCGCCACGCGCGAGGAGGCGCGGCGGCTGGCCCGGATCGCCGGTCACTGA
- the uraH gene encoding hydroxyisourate hydrolase, producing MSTSTAASPISSVSTHILDTSIGRPAEGVAVRLAARCGRDADWRALGGSATDADGRCKDLPALPEGTTHVRLDFAVEPYFENKFDNKKADAQQDAPANRDSGAGAFFPEVAITFAVAPGEHYHVPLLLNPFGYSVYRGS from the coding sequence ATGAGCACGAGCACCGCCGCCTCGCCGATCAGTTCGGTGTCCACGCACATCCTGGACACCAGCATCGGCCGCCCCGCCGAGGGCGTCGCCGTCCGGCTCGCGGCCCGCTGTGGCCGGGACGCGGACTGGCGGGCGCTCGGCGGCAGCGCGACCGACGCGGACGGGCGGTGCAAGGACCTGCCGGCCCTGCCGGAGGGCACCACACACGTACGGCTCGACTTCGCGGTGGAGCCGTATTTCGAGAACAAGTTCGACAACAAGAAGGCCGATGCGCAGCAGGACGCCCCCGCGAATCGGGACAGCGGTGCCGGTGCGTTCTTCCCGGAGGTGGCGATCACGTTCGCCGTCGCGCCGGGCGAGCACTACCACGTACCGCTGCTGCTCAACCCGTTCGGCTACTCCGTATACCGAGGGAGTTAG
- a CDS encoding helix-turn-helix domain-containing protein has translation MTGTGDEPFIAAVKPLVDAMGGEMLPPDEAGPDDVVLAWEGVDVVAVRLPQLADSLDHILAAMERRKGKPLADLDRKAKQEVVRILEARGAFSVRHGVETVAGALGVSRFTVYNYLNREKEA, from the coding sequence GTGACCGGTACCGGGGACGAGCCCTTCATCGCGGCCGTGAAGCCGCTGGTCGACGCCATGGGCGGCGAGATGCTCCCGCCGGACGAGGCCGGCCCCGACGATGTCGTGCTCGCCTGGGAGGGGGTCGACGTCGTCGCCGTACGGCTGCCGCAGCTCGCGGACTCCCTCGATCACATCCTGGCCGCCATGGAGCGCAGGAAGGGCAAACCCCTCGCCGACCTGGACCGCAAGGCCAAGCAGGAGGTCGTACGGATACTTGAGGCGCGTGGCGCCTTCTCCGTACGGCACGGCGTGGAGACCGTGGCGGGAGCCCTCGGGGTCAGCCGCTTCACGGTCTACAACTACCTCAACCGCGAGAAAGAGGCCTGA
- a CDS encoding nucleobase:cation symporter-2 family protein, with product MPVHPVDEKLPALKMATTGLQHVAAMYAGVVAPPLIVGAAIGLSGTDLTFLTGACLFTAGLATFLQTLGIWNIGARLPFVNGVTFAGVAPMTAIVASADDKSDALPVIFGAVIVAGLLGFLAAPFFSKAIRFFPPVVTGTVITLIGVSLLPVAFGWAQGPDPAARDYGSTTNLGLAAATLLIVLLLRRFTRGFVKQVAVLLGLVAGTLLAIPFGATDFGPVTDAAVLGFPTPFHFGAPQFQLAAIVSLCVVMVVSMTESTADMLALGEIVERPADERTIAAGLRADTLGSALSPLFNGFMCSAFAQNIGLVAMTRIRSRYVVATGGAFLVLMGLCPVAASLIAVVPRPVLGGAGIVLFGSVAASGIQTLVRAGLDKDNNVLIVAVSLAVGIIPITAPEFYHAFPETAKIVLDSGISTGCVAAVLLNLVFNHLGTGRDADEVTSPMDPEVAGLGGSGAAAAH from the coding sequence GTGCCCGTACACCCAGTCGACGAGAAACTCCCCGCACTCAAGATGGCCACCACCGGCCTCCAGCACGTGGCCGCCATGTACGCGGGAGTCGTCGCCCCGCCCCTGATCGTCGGCGCGGCCATCGGCCTGTCCGGCACCGACCTCACCTTCCTCACCGGCGCCTGTCTGTTCACCGCCGGCCTCGCCACCTTCCTCCAGACGCTCGGGATCTGGAACATCGGCGCCCGGCTGCCCTTCGTCAACGGCGTCACGTTCGCCGGTGTCGCCCCCATGACCGCGATCGTGGCCTCCGCCGACGACAAGTCCGACGCCCTGCCGGTCATCTTCGGCGCGGTGATCGTGGCCGGACTCCTGGGCTTTCTCGCCGCCCCCTTCTTCAGCAAGGCGATCCGCTTCTTCCCGCCGGTGGTCACCGGCACCGTCATCACCCTGATCGGTGTCTCGCTCCTGCCGGTCGCCTTCGGCTGGGCGCAGGGGCCCGACCCGGCGGCGCGGGACTACGGCTCGACGACCAACCTGGGCCTGGCGGCGGCGACCCTCCTGATCGTGCTGCTCCTGCGCCGCTTCACCCGGGGCTTCGTCAAACAGGTCGCGGTCCTGCTGGGCCTGGTGGCCGGCACACTCCTCGCGATCCCCTTCGGGGCGACGGACTTCGGCCCGGTCACCGACGCGGCCGTCCTCGGCTTCCCGACCCCGTTCCACTTCGGCGCGCCGCAGTTCCAGCTCGCGGCGATCGTCTCGCTCTGCGTGGTGATGGTGGTCTCCATGACCGAATCGACGGCCGACATGCTGGCCCTGGGCGAGATAGTCGAGCGTCCGGCCGACGAGAGGACCATCGCGGCGGGTCTGCGCGCCGACACCCTCGGCTCCGCGCTCAGCCCCCTGTTCAACGGCTTCATGTGCAGCGCCTTCGCCCAGAACATCGGCCTGGTGGCGATGACGAGGATCCGCAGCCGCTACGTCGTCGCCACCGGCGGCGCCTTCCTGGTCCTGATGGGCCTGTGCCCCGTCGCCGCCTCCCTCATCGCGGTCGTCCCACGCCCCGTCCTCGGCGGCGCCGGCATCGTCCTCTTCGGCTCGGTCGCCGCCAGCGGCATCCAGACCCTCGTCCGCGCCGGCCTCGACAAGGACAACAACGTCCTCATCGTCGCCGTCTCCCTCGCCGTCGGCATCATCCCCATCACCGCGCCGGAGTTCTACCACGCCTTCCCGGAGACCGCGAAGATCGTCCTCGACTCCGGAATCTCCACGGGCTGCGTGGCGGCGGTCCTGCTCAACCTCGTCTTCAACCACCTCGGCACGGGCCGCGACGCCGACGAGGTGACCTCACCCATGGATCCGGAGGTGGCGGGCTTGGGCGGGTCGGGGGCGGCCGCGGCGCACTGA
- a CDS encoding NAD(P)H-binding protein: MILVTGATGTIGSEVVRQLAARGDKVRALTRDPAGARVPHGVEVVRGDYLDPGSLEAALSGVTAAFLVGVPGPGTRHDADLVAAVRAAGVPRLVKLSAIGTGDPDLGPTASWHVEGERAVRDSGAEWTILRPSSFASNTLSWADAIRAGEPVPNLTGDGPQGVVDPRDVSEVAVRALVEERHAGETYTLTGPETISVPGQAAVLSEILGRPLTARDLSAEEIREYALGWGMGDEAADGLLVATAFVRRGGNAVVTPAVPDILGRPARTYREWARDHKGMFGEA, translated from the coding sequence ATGATCCTGGTGACGGGTGCCACGGGCACCATTGGCAGTGAAGTCGTACGACAGCTCGCGGCGCGCGGCGACAAGGTGCGCGCCCTGACCCGCGACCCGGCCGGGGCCCGGGTACCGCACGGCGTGGAGGTGGTGCGCGGGGACTACCTCGACCCGGGCTCGCTGGAAGCGGCGCTGTCCGGAGTGACGGCCGCGTTTCTGGTGGGTGTTCCCGGCCCCGGTACCCGCCACGACGCGGACCTGGTGGCGGCGGTGCGGGCGGCGGGCGTACCCCGTCTGGTGAAGCTCTCCGCGATCGGCACCGGGGACCCGGATCTGGGGCCGACCGCCTCCTGGCACGTCGAGGGGGAACGTGCCGTTCGGGACAGCGGGGCGGAGTGGACGATCCTGCGGCCCTCGTCGTTCGCCTCGAACACCCTCAGCTGGGCGGACGCGATCCGCGCGGGTGAACCTGTGCCGAACCTGACCGGCGACGGGCCCCAGGGCGTGGTCGATCCGCGTGATGTGTCCGAGGTGGCGGTGCGCGCCCTCGTCGAGGAGCGGCACGCTGGGGAGACGTACACGCTGACCGGACCGGAGACGATCAGCGTCCCCGGCCAGGCCGCCGTGCTCTCCGAGATCCTCGGCCGCCCTCTCACGGCGCGTGACCTCTCGGCGGAGGAGATCCGGGAGTACGCGCTCGGGTGGGGCATGGGCGATGAGGCGGCCGACGGTCTCCTCGTGGCCACCGCCTTCGTCCGCCGGGGCGGCAACGCCGTCGTCACCCCCGCCGTGCCGGACATCCTCGGCCGCCCGGCGCGGACGTATCGGGAGTGGGCGCGGGACCACAAGGGGATGTTCGGGGAGGCATGA
- a CDS encoding helix-turn-helix domain-containing protein encodes MTDALDERTLPVPDTLRPWITDIASVSAEGELPNAFTHVPDTATKLVVRVEDDGRRDTLVVGPRTRASYHAEGEKRVVSCVQMRLGPGSVRPLLGARAADLAGQVVPLRELPAGTARRLAAELVDVAPEEMPARLAELLPPHPAADRSRIQLLRSATAALSTRPGRAPAQVTHVARELAVSERQLRNLFSEGVGLSPKHYARIDRVRHVLHHAAEAPWAELAAAIGYYDQSHMTYDFRTLMGVPPRSFFTGRLPEARPCQAFRRR; translated from the coding sequence GTGACCGACGCCCTCGACGAGCGCACCCTGCCGGTGCCCGACACTCTGCGCCCCTGGATCACCGACATCGCATCGGTGTCCGCCGAGGGCGAGTTGCCGAACGCCTTCACCCATGTCCCGGACACCGCGACGAAGTTGGTCGTACGGGTGGAGGACGACGGCCGTCGCGACACCCTGGTCGTCGGCCCGCGCACCCGCGCCTCGTATCACGCGGAAGGGGAGAAGCGGGTGGTGTCCTGCGTCCAGATGCGTCTGGGGCCGGGCTCGGTCCGTCCGCTGCTCGGCGCCCGGGCGGCGGACCTCGCCGGACAGGTCGTCCCCCTCCGCGAGTTGCCGGCCGGCACGGCCCGCCGCCTCGCTGCCGAACTGGTGGACGTGGCACCGGAGGAGATGCCGGCTCGTCTCGCGGAGCTACTGCCACCCCATCCGGCCGCCGACCGCTCCCGCATCCAACTGCTGCGGTCCGCCACTGCCGCCCTGTCCACCCGTCCGGGGCGCGCACCGGCCCAGGTGACACATGTCGCCCGCGAACTGGCCGTCAGTGAGCGGCAGTTGCGCAACCTCTTCAGCGAGGGCGTCGGCCTCTCCCCCAAGCACTACGCCCGCATCGACCGCGTACGCCATGTCCTCCACCACGCGGCCGAGGCCCCCTGGGCGGAACTGGCCGCGGCCATCGGCTACTACGACCAGTCCCACATGACGTACGACTTCCGCACCCTGATGGGCGTCCCGCCCCGCTCCTTCTTCACCGGCCGCCTGCCGGAGGCCCGGCCCTGCCAGGCGTTCCGGCGGCGCTGA